From the Brevibacillus choshinensis genome, one window contains:
- a CDS encoding M67 family metallopeptidase, which translates to METALPISKAVWREMLNHCLAEQPFEACGLLSGKYGRAETLWKMANVDRSPDSFAMDSRQIQQVFHLISKRGEQLVGIYHSHPTAPPYPSMEDIAYASYTNVAYLILSLAGTQPALRCFNIRGIHAIPQRFVLF; encoded by the coding sequence TTGGAAACCGCTCTTCCGATAAGCAAAGCCGTATGGCGTGAAATGCTCAACCATTGTTTAGCGGAACAGCCATTTGAAGCTTGCGGACTTCTTTCGGGAAAATATGGGCGTGCGGAAACACTATGGAAAATGGCAAATGTGGATCGTAGCCCCGATTCCTTTGCCATGGATTCAAGACAAATCCAACAAGTATTCCATTTGATCAGCAAACGAGGGGAACAGTTGGTGGGAATCTATCACTCCCATCCGACTGCTCCCCCCTATCCATCCATGGAAGATATTGCATACGCCTCTTATACGAATGTAGCCTATCTGATCTTGTCGCTCGCAGGCACCCAGCCTGCCCTTAGATGTTTCAATATTAGGGGAATACATGCTATTCCCCAGCGATTTGTTTTGTTTTAG
- a CDS encoding glycosyltransferase family 2 protein: MSVEQLPLVSIIIPAKNEGENVRNTVTSALQSKTDYPFEIIVVDDGSTDQCCRLIAPKVDGNRVRLITTQGIGAAPARNLGAEHAKGDYLIFCDAHLYFENYWIDQLLQLIRSGVADAVSPGIASTEHPTYVGYGQTLNPRLGISWLRQQTLPTEVAILPGGCLAVSKNVFFDIGGFDRGFRVWGFEDIEISIKLWLFGYKCFVQPAVKVLHLFRKSHPYTVTNEHVYYNMLRMAYSHFNDSRILASKRLIVHSNPMAIDKEVLLHGALAQRIRYHARRKHDDDWFIQKFQIPF, encoded by the coding sequence ATGTCCGTTGAGCAGCTGCCGTTGGTCTCCATCATTATTCCTGCGAAAAATGAAGGAGAAAATGTGCGCAATACGGTAACGTCCGCTCTTCAATCGAAAACCGATTATCCGTTTGAAATCATCGTGGTAGACGACGGCTCGACAGACCAGTGTTGCCGGCTCATCGCACCTAAAGTTGACGGGAATCGGGTGAGATTGATCACCACCCAGGGAATAGGAGCGGCACCCGCAAGGAACCTTGGAGCAGAACATGCCAAAGGAGACTACCTGATTTTTTGCGACGCTCATCTCTATTTTGAAAATTATTGGATTGATCAATTGCTGCAACTGATCCGTTCCGGAGTGGCAGACGCCGTTTCTCCAGGGATCGCGTCTACAGAACACCCAACATACGTTGGATACGGTCAGACACTGAATCCGCGATTAGGCATCTCGTGGCTCCGCCAACAGACACTCCCTACAGAGGTTGCTATTCTTCCCGGTGGATGTTTGGCGGTATCGAAAAACGTTTTTTTCGATATCGGCGGATTCGATCGCGGATTCCGTGTATGGGGTTTTGAAGACATCGAGATATCCATCAAGCTATGGCTGTTCGGATACAAATGCTTCGTTCAGCCGGCAGTGAAAGTGCTCCACCTGTTTCGCAAATCCCATCCTTACACCGTAACCAACGAGCACGTGTACTACAACATGCTGCGAATGGCGTACAGCCATTTTAACGATTCCAGAATATTGGCGTCTAAGAGGCTAATCGTCCATTCCAATCCCATGGCGATCGATAAAGAAGTGTTGCTACACGGCGCGCTAGCACAGCGAATCAGGTATCATGCAAGAAGAAAACATGATGACGATTGGTTTATCCAGAAGTTTCAAATACCGTTTTAA
- a CDS encoding BMQ_0737 family morphogenetic spore coat protein: protein MKPIKGRQLPTPTPTPTALPPIPNNLQEECIRVQKVYDWVVAANRDRNKVPIPDDCRPLVDAAIRAGQNITIQCVEPMVPPTFPLIPKPQPTQSLDFSCTVIGIRRENIIVNGNIVRVGIVRFLFGATLLIRVFANGTLLCEFPATIQFDDEIVLCLPEPLDESNILCRITAVECNPIGNVLLGGMVELEVTICKEIQVEAEVKLEVLAKFCSPRPIIPVPTPTPSFVCPPIVFPPQCPDIFPRRNCDCQGTANALLTNSTVFFDGVAETGTEQLLADICPSCDPGSSTFSYTFVDTVPTTPTPTPTDEILGDFSFVFTPVQISSPVCTALPNGGLQLVITATGIRTFTLTGTTETLSAELTLSELPGAFDTFRLILRNSFGAVVYDTLVKQVSDANINVQDCITFPDVIPAPSFP from the coding sequence ATGAAGCCCATTAAGGGTCGCCAGTTACCGACACCGACGCCTACACCAACCGCACTTCCACCTATTCCTAACAATCTGCAGGAAGAGTGCATCCGCGTCCAAAAGGTATACGACTGGGTAGTTGCCGCCAATAGGGATAGGAACAAGGTTCCAATCCCAGACGATTGCCGACCGCTGGTAGATGCAGCGATCCGTGCCGGTCAGAACATTACTATCCAATGCGTGGAGCCGATGGTTCCTCCAACATTCCCGTTAATCCCTAAACCACAACCCACACAGTCTCTGGACTTTTCTTGCACCGTCATTGGCATCCGGCGCGAAAATATCATCGTAAACGGAAACATCGTCCGTGTCGGTATCGTCCGCTTCCTGTTCGGCGCAACGCTCTTGATCCGTGTATTTGCCAATGGCACGCTGTTGTGCGAATTCCCGGCCACCATTCAATTCGATGACGAAATCGTGCTGTGCCTGCCGGAACCGTTGGATGAATCCAACATCCTCTGCCGCATCACTGCTGTCGAGTGCAACCCAATCGGCAATGTGCTGCTGGGAGGCATGGTGGAACTGGAAGTTACCATCTGCAAAGAGATCCAGGTAGAAGCGGAAGTGAAGCTGGAAGTGTTGGCGAAGTTCTGCTCGCCGCGTCCGATTATTCCTGTGCCGACGCCGACTCCTTCGTTCGTCTGCCCGCCGATCGTGTTCCCGCCTCAGTGCCCGGATATCTTCCCGCGCAGAAACTGCGACTGCCAGGGAACAGCCAACGCTCTCTTGACCAACTCTACCGTCTTCTTCGACGGTGTGGCAGAAACGGGGACAGAACAATTGCTCGCCGATATCTGCCCGAGTTGCGATCCAGGAAGCAGCACGTTCTCCTATACGTTTGTCGATACGGTGCCAACTACTCCGACACCGACGCCGACAGACGAAATCCTTGGCGATTTCAGCTTTGTCTTTACGCCTGTTCAAATCAGCTCGCCTGTTTGCACGGCCCTCCCAAATGGTGGCCTGCAACTGGTCATTACTGCTACCGGTATCCGGACGTTCACTTTAACCGGAACGACCGAGACCCTCAGCGCCGAGCTTACGCTTAGCGAACTTCCAGGCGCATTTGACACATTCCGCCTGATCCTGAGGAACTCCTTCGGAGCGGTCGTGTATGACACATTGGTCAAACAAGTATCCGATGCCAATATCAACGTTCAGGATTGCATCACTTTCCCTGATGTGATCCCGGCACCGTCCTTCCCTTAA
- a CDS encoding ferredoxin family protein: MSNIPKGQSIEEKQYLVRFKADTQSHLHVLSADVCATQCPDKLCTIFCPAEVYKWEEVRMHVGYEGCHECGSCRIGCPYENIKWEYPKGGHGIIFRLG, translated from the coding sequence ATGTCGAATATACCCAAAGGCCAGTCGATCGAAGAAAAGCAGTATCTAGTCCGTTTTAAGGCAGATACGCAGTCCCACCTCCACGTGTTAAGTGCAGATGTTTGCGCGACCCAATGTCCGGATAAGCTATGTACCATTTTTTGCCCGGCGGAAGTATACAAATGGGAAGAGGTGCGGATGCATGTGGGATACGAAGGGTGTCACGAATGCGGAAGCTGCCGTATCGGCTGTCCCTATGAAAACATCAAGTGGGAGTACCCAAAAGGCGGCCACGGAATTATCTTCAGACTCGGTTAA
- a CDS encoding peptidoglycan-binding protein, which yields MNRNIPRIAAILSLSVSLSIIGQPAFAKTTFTPLKTGMRSAKVQEVEKMLAALHFDTKLKVDKYYNTYTASNVKKFQKKYKLKQTGVVDSKTYASIKQQYDKLKNQTPKPNPSTKPAPDNKPVEQSTTLKLGSAGDKVSELQKMLVALGYPAKVTGQYDESTRYAVMLFQSRNKATLTGEADSKTYQAIKTKYEQQPSQPQPGTPTQPSTPSQPSNPSQPSTPQKPDPQVPLPSDLTADEKEMIQLLNKERVDNGLSPLQVDMKLENVARVKAQDLVKNNYFNHNSPTYGTPFQMMKSFGINYRSAAENLAQNWTVVAGHKMLMDSSGHRANILNPSYEYVAIAIVDGGPYGKTFVQMFVEY from the coding sequence ATGAATCGCAACATTCCGAGAATTGCAGCAATCCTTTCCCTGTCCGTCTCGCTCTCCATTATCGGACAACCCGCTTTCGCCAAAACGACATTCACCCCTTTGAAAACGGGGATGAGAAGCGCAAAGGTGCAGGAAGTGGAAAAAATGCTTGCCGCTTTGCATTTTGACACGAAGCTGAAGGTGGACAAGTATTACAATACGTACACGGCATCCAACGTAAAAAAATTCCAAAAGAAATACAAATTGAAACAAACGGGCGTAGTAGACTCCAAAACATATGCATCGATCAAACAGCAATATGACAAGCTGAAAAATCAGACTCCGAAACCAAATCCGTCCACGAAACCGGCACCAGACAACAAGCCAGTGGAACAATCCACAACACTGAAGCTCGGCTCTGCGGGAGATAAAGTCAGTGAGCTGCAAAAAATGCTTGTTGCCCTGGGCTACCCTGCCAAAGTAACAGGTCAATACGACGAGTCCACCCGTTATGCCGTTATGCTGTTCCAATCCCGGAACAAAGCCACTCTGACGGGTGAGGCAGATTCCAAGACGTATCAAGCGATCAAAACCAAGTACGAACAACAGCCATCTCAGCCGCAGCCAGGCACTCCCACTCAACCAAGTACTCCGAGTCAACCGAGCAATCCTAGTCAACCGAGCACGCCACAGAAACCGGATCCGCAAGTACCATTGCCTTCGGACTTGACGGCAGATGAGAAAGAAATGATCCAACTTTTGAATAAAGAACGTGTCGATAATGGCCTTTCCCCGCTTCAAGTCGACATGAAGCTGGAGAATGTCGCTCGTGTGAAGGCACAGGATTTAGTGAAGAATAACTATTTCAACCACAACTCGCCTACTTACGGGACGCCTTTCCAGATGATGAAATCGTTCGGCATCAACTACCGTTCTGCGGCCGAAAATCTTGCCCAAAACTGGACTGTTGTCGCAGGCCATAAGATGTTGATGGATTCTTCCGGGCACCGGGCCAATATCTTGAATCCTTCCTATGAGTATGTTGCGATCGCCATCGTCGACGGTGGCCCATATGGCAAAACGTTCGTGCAAATGTTCGTAGAGTATTAA
- a CDS encoding FkbM family methyltransferase, producing MLSQSDLLNYKALVSKALQDFDFANLYLEFSIRCKLIEYKNISLVLDVGANTGQYVGSLRQQGYGGTIVSFEPLAEEFARLSENASHDPNWNCKQIALGSYNGLCEMNRAGNSYSSSILPMLDLHVLNAPDSEYVGKETVSITRLDSLGQETIGENERIYLKIDTQGYELEVLKGAERMLPKVEAVELELTVVPLYDRQVLYQQLIKYMDIMGFDLVWMERGFSDQTTGEVLQFDGIFLRR from the coding sequence ATGCTGAGTCAAAGCGATCTGCTGAATTATAAAGCGTTGGTGTCAAAAGCGCTGCAAGATTTTGATTTTGCTAACTTATACCTGGAATTCTCGATTAGATGTAAACTCATTGAGTATAAGAATATCTCGCTTGTTTTGGATGTCGGCGCTAATACGGGTCAATATGTAGGCTCGTTAAGACAGCAAGGGTATGGAGGAACGATAGTATCATTCGAGCCATTGGCAGAGGAGTTTGCCCGATTAAGTGAAAATGCCTCCCACGACCCCAATTGGAATTGCAAGCAAATAGCGCTAGGCAGTTACAACGGACTTTGTGAGATGAACAGGGCGGGCAACTCTTACAGCAGTTCAATCCTCCCCATGCTGGATCTACATGTCTTAAATGCGCCGGACTCCGAATATGTAGGCAAGGAAACGGTTTCGATTACGCGGCTGGATTCGCTTGGACAGGAGACCATAGGGGAAAATGAACGCATTTACCTGAAAATTGATACGCAAGGTTACGAGTTGGAGGTTCTCAAAGGTGCTGAAAGGATGCTCCCAAAGGTGGAGGCGGTCGAATTGGAGTTAACCGTTGTTCCTCTATATGATCGTCAAGTTTTATACCAGCAGCTGATCAAGTATATGGACATCATGGGCTTTGATCTGGTTTGGATGGAAAGAGGATTTTCCGACCAGACCACGGGAGAGGTTCTCCAGTTCGATGGCATATTCCTTAGAAGATAA
- a CDS encoding glycosyltransferase family 2 protein has protein sequence MVYQSFPLVSIITPSYNQGKYIRETIESVLSQDYPNIEFIVVDGGSTDDTLSILKEYSHIEERFRFISEKDRGQSHAINKGLAMTKGEIIGWLNSDDTYLPGAIRKAVEALQRQPDLAIVYGKAYTIDENSQKISDYYVAPANFNQLFDGCMICQPAVFIRRNVFLEVEGVDESLHFCMDYDLWIRIAKKYPIGFVPYAFANARTHNTCKTSTLWNTVGIPEILRTSVKHYGTISKTWLLAYQSHHGYKGITGLLHYLRDQSTLDCLPTVTNMNRYEDLWVPPRFTFTVETDLRCPVNSILIKGKIPPESAPFLPLHYKFRFVVQVDGQPAGSHIVGSTFLLNIPVQPIMKEKFEMEILSSFFLTDSDKRMISFVADEVIPLSLEESNVFKSISSSSVFLKIG, from the coding sequence GTGGTTTATCAAAGCTTTCCATTGGTAAGTATCATCACCCCTTCCTACAATCAAGGCAAATATATCCGGGAAACGATAGAAAGTGTCCTCAGCCAAGACTATCCCAACATTGAATTTATTGTGGTTGACGGGGGATCCACGGATGACACGCTTTCCATCCTGAAGGAATACAGCCACATTGAGGAGCGTTTTCGTTTCATTTCGGAGAAAGACCGTGGCCAATCCCACGCGATTAATAAAGGACTGGCCATGACAAAAGGGGAGATCATTGGTTGGCTCAATTCGGACGACACTTATTTACCAGGCGCGATCCGAAAGGCGGTAGAGGCGCTTCAGAGGCAGCCTGACTTGGCGATTGTATATGGCAAAGCTTATACGATTGACGAGAACAGCCAAAAAATAAGCGACTACTATGTGGCACCCGCTAATTTCAATCAATTGTTTGATGGATGCATGATCTGCCAGCCTGCAGTATTTATCAGAAGAAATGTGTTTCTGGAAGTAGAAGGAGTGGATGAGAGTCTCCATTTTTGTATGGATTACGACTTGTGGATCAGAATTGCTAAAAAGTATCCCATTGGATTCGTTCCATACGCATTCGCAAATGCAAGAACTCACAATACGTGCAAAACATCCACCCTCTGGAACACGGTTGGGATCCCAGAAATTCTCAGGACCAGCGTGAAACATTACGGTACCATTTCGAAAACGTGGTTGCTAGCTTATCAGAGCCACCATGGTTACAAAGGAATTACTGGCCTCTTGCATTACCTGAGGGATCAGTCCACCCTTGATTGTTTGCCAACAGTAACCAACATGAACCGATATGAAGATTTATGGGTTCCGCCACGATTTACCTTTACCGTCGAAACAGATCTTCGCTGCCCGGTGAATTCTATACTCATCAAAGGAAAGATCCCCCCAGAATCCGCTCCATTTCTGCCCCTACATTACAAGTTTCGATTTGTCGTCCAAGTAGACGGACAGCCGGCCGGAAGCCATATCGTAGGATCGACTTTTTTGCTGAATATACCTGTACAGCCGATCATGAAAGAAAAATTCGAAATGGAGATCCTGTCTTCATTCTTTCTTACTGACTCTGATAAACGAATGATCAGTTTCGTCGCAGACGAAGTCATACCTTTATCACTAGAAGAATCTAACGTGTTTAAATCGATATCAAGTTCTTCCGTTTTTCTGAAAATTGGATAG
- a CDS encoding DUF1360 domain-containing protein, translated as MFDLSWLDLVILVLASFRLTHLIVFDEITTFLRDPFLSVTYEVDSAGQVVRNTHFKGSGLRQWIGKLLSCHWCVGIWCGVVIVGLFLYVPAAYPVLLILAIAGAAAVIETKMYSG; from the coding sequence ATGTTTGATCTATCTTGGCTCGATCTGGTTATTCTTGTCTTGGCCAGCTTTCGACTCACTCATTTAATTGTATTTGATGAAATCACGACGTTTCTTCGGGATCCTTTTTTAAGCGTAACCTATGAGGTGGATTCGGCAGGACAGGTCGTTCGGAATACCCATTTTAAGGGAAGTGGCTTGCGTCAGTGGATCGGGAAATTGCTCAGTTGCCATTGGTGCGTTGGGATCTGGTGTGGGGTGGTCATTGTGGGCTTGTTCCTGTATGTACCGGCTGCTTATCCGGTGTTGTTGATACTTGCGATCGCAGGGGCAGCAGCCGTGATTGAGACGAAAATGTATTCGGGATGA
- a CDS encoding glycosyltransferase family 2 protein codes for MDHQGLPLVSVITPSFNQGRFIKETIESVLGQDYPNIEHIVVDGGSTDVTISILQQYSHFGDRFRFVSEKDRGQSHAINKGLSMARGEIIGWLNSDDTYQPGAIRKAVQALQSRPDCGMAHGKCYVINEHSQVQTALHVTPADYNNLYHGCVVCQPAAFIRKNVFQQMDGVDEALNFCMDYDLWIRIAQSYPIAYVNDFLANARVYSTTKTATQWHTVGISEVLMTVEKHYGSVSPTWLRHAPHYRKKPVQASPSVNANRTDIPATFGHPDKISSMNRYGDLWAPPLFRITVQTDPSITTLLVKGKAQSTYPGHPLHFPCNVLVNGVAVGTFMASSPFFVWDIPLDSGRPVNQVDILASKFMKDPSGSNRMISYIAENVMPLTAAETAFFKRSQNFFKR; via the coding sequence GTGGATCATCAGGGCCTTCCGTTGGTAAGCGTGATTACCCCTTCCTTTAATCAAGGCAGATTTATCAAAGAAACGATAGAGAGTGTCCTTGGCCAAGATTACCCGAACATCGAACATATTGTTGTCGATGGTGGATCGACTGACGTCACGATTTCGATCCTGCAGCAATATAGCCATTTTGGGGACCGTTTCCGATTCGTTTCTGAGAAGGACCGCGGCCAATCCCATGCAATCAACAAGGGCTTGTCCATGGCCAGGGGTGAAATCATCGGTTGGTTGAACTCGGATGATACTTATCAGCCGGGAGCGATCAGGAAGGCAGTCCAGGCGCTTCAATCTCGCCCCGATTGCGGGATGGCACATGGTAAATGCTATGTCATTAACGAGCACAGCCAAGTGCAGACTGCGCTTCATGTCACGCCTGCCGATTACAACAATCTTTACCACGGGTGTGTCGTCTGTCAGCCAGCCGCTTTTATTAGAAAAAACGTATTTCAGCAAATGGACGGAGTGGATGAGGCCCTAAACTTTTGCATGGACTATGACCTCTGGATCCGGATTGCTCAAAGCTACCCCATCGCCTACGTCAATGATTTTTTGGCGAACGCCAGAGTTTACAGCACGACCAAAACCGCGACGCAATGGCATACGGTTGGAATCTCTGAAGTTCTGATGACGGTAGAAAAACATTACGGATCTGTCTCACCTACGTGGTTGAGACATGCCCCACACTACCGGAAAAAACCAGTTCAAGCTTCTCCTTCTGTGAATGCGAACAGGACGGACATCCCCGCTACATTTGGACATCCCGACAAAATAAGCAGCATGAACAGGTACGGAGATTTGTGGGCTCCTCCCTTGTTCCGCATTACCGTTCAAACAGATCCAAGCATTACTACCTTGCTTGTGAAAGGCAAAGCCCAATCCACATACCCCGGACATCCGCTTCATTTTCCCTGCAATGTTTTGGTAAACGGGGTGGCAGTTGGTACCTTTATGGCATCTTCGCCTTTCTTTGTTTGGGACATTCCCCTGGACAGTGGCAGACCTGTGAATCAAGTAGACATCCTTGCCTCCAAATTCATGAAGGACCCAAGTGGAAGTAACCGTATGATCAGTTATATCGCAGAAAATGTGATGCCCCTTACTGCTGCAGAAACAGCGTTTTTCAAAAGAAGTCAAAACTTTTTCAAGAGATGA